A single Papilio machaon chromosome 12, ilPapMach1.1, whole genome shotgun sequence DNA region contains:
- the LOC106718341 gene encoding uncharacterized protein LOC106718341 isoform X2, whose protein sequence is MMHTSMMMTVNSPPVPHRDITGASTPSYRAYHDDYTSVPRRPDRPIQTEIETERTKKDKKWSIGKLFRRKKKEEESGSSSQSDDDVSGRSPKRKSKKKKRAPPVSNFDHIVIRDTRRAQSLAKPNLHDATDDGVLSDPSAGFINYRAKTQNMCRLSKESLSLKDDYIEKTSRIGSETPSRKTRKGRLKARVEALRNSMRGESSSDEESLKSSNSSSMIRFRSEDSLMRSRDSSLNKKSRSARNERYIKRLSRDEENQLNKEAELLQQGYTKAEIEMLTRTPTSQSSGYGTCKREPVNKSVPEPALHEPSRQPSKSESVSSFPSTQSYPSSINFNAKVNNEHINYSIKYPSVNHTRDSLSVSNNRERTPSINNENPESVMYVKFPLGNVSNVKKEERAPPVPPPRDMHRKVTTPLSMYYENNSIVADRVGTNQVTHGVPNNDFERIMRRSQERSIGYGLNGLRRPLSNSEDHIAMQDNENIQHMSYRSEQPRRPASVSAEPNHYGLYINSPPWRKKVEQLNIVKPEPLQLRHDYLYYADQSPRSRRPISVKTGLNGVENQYLSDSQTSNNIPTNITYRKPRNASEFWKKIDDAEKQRQQQTIFANSRSNNEYSSNSQLYRPVTDQNKIIRRNSYKIENFDIQNKNKSIDPSDGAKIWKATTEYKRSVTVDPPKPATSPTCKTHTRHKSDTFISNSYQVPSDDEKSSERRKSTNLDDALNELEAIYNSLGLGDEDLLDRAERRESMTPKFNDQFNDWNGNGNEIQLRSQPTTPLRRISRRSTLPDKLQDDMAFRRMNSFSKKDKPNTKESQAQISYMLASPVYVPYVSDDDKHSERNEPDIVYDDVVYRNIKQTNNRLKTLDPQPPFGIPVGPVSPAPQSDYLHATPENKGRSRFVPKRSPDIVSDDLAYRSLRKDNKHTSLFTNEDLTGQINNNHSYHESLHTKESSESIKKKRAIRSLSANIFTMIQKEIDEALSMTKAPSLQKTHSNSEVMRRLRETYENKEPKQDYYPRNKVKQRNNTVNLLTNNPHVTSHHFAKDDSFIHCDDKSFAKSSSCDKSKSSSPSHISPQSSKRSSKDEFQQVLSMLAQEAMDTSNKLGVALAELDKNRNNSEKTSDIQNRISESRLSFLNELTNKCNDKLEKEEKNSTAVTEDFTQNQNNEQGDDDLIKSKAEKTEDSLFTISNQIHKVEDQLKYSFEKEFNFSDESLKLSDNMNKIAEPIKAEECIVMKQDIKPAPDVFPEIQNATKIESDTKFVSPSPSQTNSLNPFLNPTNKMKELDEINAFKELKDGISDLIAGISEVNDKLFMNKCTKPEDENKTGISGISEASRRLNQVKGHVNDQNTPERNSVNLSIYENDLVEVKKDGADSTEYNSSEELATIFKFDGNNKSINTFPDLNNETANKQRDDLNSPKLVKTMNQHLRRLSVDEGNTSQSNALPSNVGQWRAKNQSSSSDREKRESNNPQSKRNWHDSGTLMLACSYTLLLSQHLADMDWLMLLGLLLAMITVIAMLLI, encoded by the exons accgTGAACTCCCCGCCAGTGCCCCACCGAGACATCACCGGAGCGTCGACGCCGTCGTACCGAGCCTACCACGATGACTACACATCCGTCCCGCGACGCCCGGACAGACCGATACAGACAGAAATAGAAACGGAGCGCACCAAAAAGGATAAAAAATGGTCAATTGGAAAACTTTttagaagaaagaaaaaggaGGAAGAAAGTGGGTCATCATCACAAAGCGATGATGATGTTAGCGGACGGTCACCTAAAAGGAAATCGAAGAAAAAGAAGCGGGCCCCTCCGGTTAGCAATTTCGATCATATTGTGATTAGAGATACGAGGAGGGCGCAAAGCTTGGCTAAGCCGAATTTACACGATGCGACCGATGACGGAGTATTATCTGACCCATCGGCTGGGTTCATAAACTACAGAGCTAAAACTCAGAACATGTGCAGATTATCAAAAGAGTCTCTTAGCTTAAAGGATGACTACATCGAAAAGACAAGTAGGATTGGCAGTGAGACCCCGTCGAGAAAAACACGCAAGGGTCGTTTGAAAGCCAGAGTTGAAGCATTAAGAAACAGTATGAGAGGTGAATCAAGTAGCGATGAGGAATCCCTAAAATCTTCTAATTCTTCCTCTATGATCCGTTTTAGGAGTGAAGATTCTCTAATGCGGTCTCGTGATAGCTCACTCAACAAAAAATCCAGGAGTGCAAGAAATGAAAGGTATATAAAGAGATTGTCACGTGATGaagaaaatcaattaaataaagaggCTGAGTTATTGCAACAAGGTTACACAAAAGCTGAAATCGAAATGCTTACAAGAACACCGACGAGTCAAAGCAGTGGATATGGAACTTGTAAAAGAGAACCAGTAAATAAATCTGTACCTGAACCTGCACTGCATGAACCCAGTAGACAACCTTCAAAGTCAGAATCAGTATCATCATTTCCTTCTACACAAAGTTACCCATCATCTATAAACTTTAACGCAAAGGTTAATAACGAACATATTAACTATTCCATAAAATATCCAAGTGTTAACCATACTCGAGATTCGCTTTCCGTTAGTAACAACAGAGAAAGAACTCCATCTATTAATAACGAAAATCCAGAATCCGTTATGTATGTTAAATTTCCCTTAGGAAATGTTTCAAATGTAAAGAAGGAAGAGAGAGCGCCTCCAGTGCCTCCGCCACGAGACATGCACAGAAAAGTAACAACACCTCTATCAATGTACTATGAAAATAATTCCATAGTGGCTGATAGAGTTGGAACTAACCAAGTAACCCATGGTGTACCTAATAACGATTTTGAAAGAATTATGCGAAGAAGCCAAGAGCGGTCAATTGGTTATGGATTAAACGGTCTTCGCAGACCTCTTTCAAATTCCGAAGATCACATTGCTATGCAAGATAACGAAAATATACAACATATGTCTTATAGAAGTGAACAACCTCGACGACCGGCATCAGTCTCTGCTGAGCCTAATCATTACGGACTTTACATAAACTCTCCACCGTGGCGCAAGAAAGTTGAGCAACTTAATATAGTTAAACCAGAACCTTTACAGTTACGGcatgattatttatattatgcaGATCAAAGTCCTAGGTCAAGAAGACCAATAAGTGTCAAAACTGGTTTAAACGGCGTAGAGAATCAATATTTAAGCGATTCTCAAACTTCAAATAATATTCCTACTAACATAACATATAGAAAACCTAGAAATGCATCAGAATTTTGGAAGAAAATAGATGATGCCGAAAAGCAAAGACAACAGCAAACAATATTTGCTAATTCCAGAAGCAACAATGAATATTCCAGTAATTCCCAACTGTACAGACCTGTGAcagatcaaaataaaataataagaagaaacAGTTACAAAATTGAGAATTTcgatattcaaaataaaaataaatcgatagATCCATCAGATGGTGCCAAAATTTGGAAAGCTACAACGGAATATAAAAGATCTGTTACGGTGGATCCTCCAAAGCCTGCCACTTCGCCGACCTGTAAAACACATACTCGACATAAATCGGACACGTTTATTTCCAACAGTTATCAAGTACCTTCAGATGACGAGAAAAGTTCTGAACGACGAAAATCTACAAACCTAGATGACGCCTTAAATGAATTGGAAgctatttataatagtttaggaTTAGGCGATGAAGATTTATTGGATCGGGCCGAACGCCGTGAATCAATGACACCGAAATTTAACGACCAATTTAATGATTGGAATGGAAACGGTAATGAAATCCAATTACGAAGTCAACCAACTACACCTTTGAGGCGCATTTCAAGAAGATCTACTTTACCAGACAAGTTACAAGACGATATGGCATTTCGTAGAATGAACTCATTTTCTAAAAAAGATAAGCCGAATACTAAAGAATCACAGGCTCAAATTAGTTATATGTTGGCATCGCCTGTATATGTTCCCTACGTCTCGGATGATGACAAACATTCAGAACGTAACGAACCAGATATTGTTTATGATGACGTTGTTTACAGAAATATTAAACAGACTAACAATCGCCTTAAGACTCTTGACCCTCAACCGCCTTTTGGTATACCCGTTGGACCAGTGTCACCAGCTCCACAGAGTGACTACTTACACGCTACCCCAGAAAATAAGGGTAGATCTCGCTTCGTTCCGAAACGATCACCTGATATCGTATCTGATGACCTAGCTTACAGAAGTCTTAGAAAAGATAATAAACATACGTCGTTATTTACTAACGAGGATCTCACCGgacaaattaacaataaccATAGTTATCATGAAAGTCTCCATACTAAAGAATCTAGTGAAAGCATCAAAAAGAAACGTGCCATAAGATCACTAtcagcaaatatttttacaatgattCAGAAAGAAATTGACGAAGCACTAAGCATGACCAAAGCGCCCTCTTTGCAAAAGACTCACAGTAACAGTGAAGTTATGAGACGGCTTCGTGAAacttatgaaaataaagaacCGAAACAAGATTATTATCCTCGTAATAAGGTAAAACAACGTAACAATACTGTCAATCTCCTTACTAATAACCCTCACGTCACTTCTCATCATTTTGCAAAAGACGACTCATTCATTCACTGTGATGACAAAAGTTTTGCTAAATCATCATCATGTGACAAGTCCAAAAGCTCATCTCCGTCGCACATATCGCCACAATCATCAAAAAGGTCATCGAAAGATGAATTTCAACAAGTTCTTAGTATGCTAGCACAAGAAGCTATGGACACAAGTAATAAATTAGGTGTAGCTTTAGCGGAATTAGATAAAAATCGAAATAATAGCGAAAAAACATCGGATATTCAGAATAGAATTTCTGAAAGTCGTTTGAGTTTCTTGAATGAACTAACAAACAAATGTAACGATAAATTGGAAAAAGAAGAGAAAAATTCGACAGCTGTGACTGAGGATTTTACCCAAAATCAGAACAACGAACAAGGTGATGATGACCTCATTAAATCCAAGGCTGAAAAGACAGAAGatagtttatttacaatatcaaaTCAAATACATAAAGTAGAAGACCAACTCAAGTACAGTTTTGAAAAAGAATTTAACTTTAGTGATGAAAGCTTGAAGCTTTCTGATAACATGAATAAAATAGCTGAACCAATAAAAGCGGAAGAGTGTATAGTTATGAAACAAGACATAAAACCCGCTCCAGACGTGTTTCCTGAAATACAAAATGCAACCAAAATTGAAAGTGATACTAAATTTGTCTCTCCTTCACCTTCACAAACAAATTCCTTAAATCCATTTTTGAAcccaacaaataaaatgaaggAATTGGATGAAATAAATGCTTTCAAAGAACTGAAAGACGGGATTTCAGATTTGATCGCTGGTATATCTGAAGTTAACGATAAATTGTTTATGAATAAATGTACCAAACCTgaagatgaaaataaaactggaATTTCAGGAATTTCAGAAGCCAGTCGGCGTCTTAATCAGGTAAAAGGACATGTAAATGATCAAAATACACCTGAAAGAAATTCAGTTAACCTCTCAATTTACGAAAATGACTTGGTAGAGGTAAAAAAGGACGGTGCGGATTCAACTGAATATAACTCGTCAGAGGAACTTGCAACAATCTTCAAGTTTGATGgcaataataaatcaataaatacatTCCCGGACTTGAATAACGAAACTGCAAATAAACAACGGGATGACTTAAATTCACCCAAGCTTGTGAAGACGATGAATCAACATCTGAGGAGGCTTTCAGTAGATGAAGGAAATACTAGTCAATCTAACGCACTGCCATCTAACGTAGGTCAATGGAGAGCTAAGAACCAAAGTAGTAGTTCAGACAGAGAAAAAAGAG aAAGCAATAATCCGCAGTCAAAGCGAAACTGGCACGACTCAGGCACGTTGATGTTAGCTTGCTCTTACACTCTGCTGCTCTCCCAACACCTGGCCGATATGGACTGGTTGATGCTGCTGGGCTTGCTGTTGGCAATGATAACCGTCATAGCTATgctattaatttaa
- the LOC106718341 gene encoding uncharacterized protein LOC106718341 isoform X3, giving the protein MVAVLAVSERAANNYFSSFLPTVNSPPVPHRDITGASTPSYRAYHDDYTSVPRRPDRPIQTEIETERTKKDKKWSIGKLFRRKKKEEESGSSSQSDDDVSGRSPKRKSKKKKRAPPVSNFDHIVIRDTRRAQSLAKPNLHDATDDGVLSDPSAGFINYRAKTQNMCRLSKESLSLKDDYIEKTSRIGSETPSRKTRKGRLKARVEALRNSMRGESSSDEESLKSSNSSSMIRFRSEDSLMRSRDSSLNKKSRSARNERYIKRLSRDEENQLNKEAELLQQGYTKAEIEMLTRTPTSQSSGYGTCKREPVNKSVPEPALHEPSRQPSKSESVSSFPSTQSYPSSINFNAKVNNEHINYSIKYPSVNHTRDSLSVSNNRERTPSINNENPESVMYVKFPLGNVSNVKKEERAPPVPPPRDMHRKVTTPLSMYYENNSIVADRVGTNQVTHGVPNNDFERIMRRSQERSIGYGLNGLRRPLSNSEDHIAMQDNENIQHMSYRSEQPRRPASVSAEPNHYGLYINSPPWRKKVEQLNIVKPEPLQLRHDYLYYADQSPRSRRPISVKTGLNGVENQYLSDSQTSNNIPTNITYRKPRNASEFWKKIDDAEKQRQQQTIFANSRSNNEYSSNSQLYRPVTDQNKIIRRNSYKIENFDIQNKNKSIDPSDGAKIWKATTEYKRSVTVDPPKPATSPTCKTHTRHKSDTFISNSYQVPSDDEKSSERRKSTNLDDALNELEAIYNSLGLGDEDLLDRAERRESMTPKFNDQFNDWNGNGNEIQLRSQPTTPLRRISRRSTLPDKLQDDMAFRRMNSFSKKDKPNTKESQAQISYMLASPVYVPYVSDDDKHSERNEPDIVYDDVVYRNIKQTNNRLKTLDPQPPFGIPVGPVSPAPQSDYLHATPENKGRSRFVPKRSPDIVSDDLAYRSLRKDNKHTSLFTNEDLTGQINNNHSYHESLHTKESSESIKKKRAIRSLSANIFTMIQKEIDEALSMTKAPSLQKTHSNSEVMRRLRETYENKEPKQDYYPRNKVKQRNNTVNLLTNNPHVTSHHFAKDDSFIHCDDKSFAKSSSCDKSKSSSPSHISPQSSKRSSKDEFQQVLSMLAQEAMDTSNKLGVALAELDKNRNNSEKTSDIQNRISESRLSFLNELTNKCNDKLEKEEKNSTAVTEDFTQNQNNEQGDDDLIKSKAEKTEDSLFTISNQIHKVEDQLKYSFEKEFNFSDESLKLSDNMNKIAEPIKAEECIVMKQDIKPAPDVFPEIQNATKIESDTKFVSPSPSQTNSLNPFLNPTNKMKELDEINAFKELKDGISDLIAGISEVNDKLFMNKCTKPEDENKTGISGISEASRRLNQVKGHVNDQNTPERNSVNLSIYENDLVEVKKDGADSTEYNSSEELATIFKFDGNNKSINTFPDLNNETANKQRDDLNSPKLVKTMNQHLRRLSVDEGNTSQSNALPSNVGQWRAKNQSSSSDREKRGEH; this is encoded by the exons atggtTGCTGTGCTCGCAGTTTCCGAACGGGCtgctaataattatttttcatcgtTTCTACCt accgTGAACTCCCCGCCAGTGCCCCACCGAGACATCACCGGAGCGTCGACGCCGTCGTACCGAGCCTACCACGATGACTACACATCCGTCCCGCGACGCCCGGACAGACCGATACAGACAGAAATAGAAACGGAGCGCACCAAAAAGGATAAAAAATGGTCAATTGGAAAACTTTttagaagaaagaaaaaggaGGAAGAAAGTGGGTCATCATCACAAAGCGATGATGATGTTAGCGGACGGTCACCTAAAAGGAAATCGAAGAAAAAGAAGCGGGCCCCTCCGGTTAGCAATTTCGATCATATTGTGATTAGAGATACGAGGAGGGCGCAAAGCTTGGCTAAGCCGAATTTACACGATGCGACCGATGACGGAGTATTATCTGACCCATCGGCTGGGTTCATAAACTACAGAGCTAAAACTCAGAACATGTGCAGATTATCAAAAGAGTCTCTTAGCTTAAAGGATGACTACATCGAAAAGACAAGTAGGATTGGCAGTGAGACCCCGTCGAGAAAAACACGCAAGGGTCGTTTGAAAGCCAGAGTTGAAGCATTAAGAAACAGTATGAGAGGTGAATCAAGTAGCGATGAGGAATCCCTAAAATCTTCTAATTCTTCCTCTATGATCCGTTTTAGGAGTGAAGATTCTCTAATGCGGTCTCGTGATAGCTCACTCAACAAAAAATCCAGGAGTGCAAGAAATGAAAGGTATATAAAGAGATTGTCACGTGATGaagaaaatcaattaaataaagaggCTGAGTTATTGCAACAAGGTTACACAAAAGCTGAAATCGAAATGCTTACAAGAACACCGACGAGTCAAAGCAGTGGATATGGAACTTGTAAAAGAGAACCAGTAAATAAATCTGTACCTGAACCTGCACTGCATGAACCCAGTAGACAACCTTCAAAGTCAGAATCAGTATCATCATTTCCTTCTACACAAAGTTACCCATCATCTATAAACTTTAACGCAAAGGTTAATAACGAACATATTAACTATTCCATAAAATATCCAAGTGTTAACCATACTCGAGATTCGCTTTCCGTTAGTAACAACAGAGAAAGAACTCCATCTATTAATAACGAAAATCCAGAATCCGTTATGTATGTTAAATTTCCCTTAGGAAATGTTTCAAATGTAAAGAAGGAAGAGAGAGCGCCTCCAGTGCCTCCGCCACGAGACATGCACAGAAAAGTAACAACACCTCTATCAATGTACTATGAAAATAATTCCATAGTGGCTGATAGAGTTGGAACTAACCAAGTAACCCATGGTGTACCTAATAACGATTTTGAAAGAATTATGCGAAGAAGCCAAGAGCGGTCAATTGGTTATGGATTAAACGGTCTTCGCAGACCTCTTTCAAATTCCGAAGATCACATTGCTATGCAAGATAACGAAAATATACAACATATGTCTTATAGAAGTGAACAACCTCGACGACCGGCATCAGTCTCTGCTGAGCCTAATCATTACGGACTTTACATAAACTCTCCACCGTGGCGCAAGAAAGTTGAGCAACTTAATATAGTTAAACCAGAACCTTTACAGTTACGGcatgattatttatattatgcaGATCAAAGTCCTAGGTCAAGAAGACCAATAAGTGTCAAAACTGGTTTAAACGGCGTAGAGAATCAATATTTAAGCGATTCTCAAACTTCAAATAATATTCCTACTAACATAACATATAGAAAACCTAGAAATGCATCAGAATTTTGGAAGAAAATAGATGATGCCGAAAAGCAAAGACAACAGCAAACAATATTTGCTAATTCCAGAAGCAACAATGAATATTCCAGTAATTCCCAACTGTACAGACCTGTGAcagatcaaaataaaataataagaagaaacAGTTACAAAATTGAGAATTTcgatattcaaaataaaaataaatcgatagATCCATCAGATGGTGCCAAAATTTGGAAAGCTACAACGGAATATAAAAGATCTGTTACGGTGGATCCTCCAAAGCCTGCCACTTCGCCGACCTGTAAAACACATACTCGACATAAATCGGACACGTTTATTTCCAACAGTTATCAAGTACCTTCAGATGACGAGAAAAGTTCTGAACGACGAAAATCTACAAACCTAGATGACGCCTTAAATGAATTGGAAgctatttataatagtttaggaTTAGGCGATGAAGATTTATTGGATCGGGCCGAACGCCGTGAATCAATGACACCGAAATTTAACGACCAATTTAATGATTGGAATGGAAACGGTAATGAAATCCAATTACGAAGTCAACCAACTACACCTTTGAGGCGCATTTCAAGAAGATCTACTTTACCAGACAAGTTACAAGACGATATGGCATTTCGTAGAATGAACTCATTTTCTAAAAAAGATAAGCCGAATACTAAAGAATCACAGGCTCAAATTAGTTATATGTTGGCATCGCCTGTATATGTTCCCTACGTCTCGGATGATGACAAACATTCAGAACGTAACGAACCAGATATTGTTTATGATGACGTTGTTTACAGAAATATTAAACAGACTAACAATCGCCTTAAGACTCTTGACCCTCAACCGCCTTTTGGTATACCCGTTGGACCAGTGTCACCAGCTCCACAGAGTGACTACTTACACGCTACCCCAGAAAATAAGGGTAGATCTCGCTTCGTTCCGAAACGATCACCTGATATCGTATCTGATGACCTAGCTTACAGAAGTCTTAGAAAAGATAATAAACATACGTCGTTATTTACTAACGAGGATCTCACCGgacaaattaacaataaccATAGTTATCATGAAAGTCTCCATACTAAAGAATCTAGTGAAAGCATCAAAAAGAAACGTGCCATAAGATCACTAtcagcaaatatttttacaatgattCAGAAAGAAATTGACGAAGCACTAAGCATGACCAAAGCGCCCTCTTTGCAAAAGACTCACAGTAACAGTGAAGTTATGAGACGGCTTCGTGAAacttatgaaaataaagaacCGAAACAAGATTATTATCCTCGTAATAAGGTAAAACAACGTAACAATACTGTCAATCTCCTTACTAATAACCCTCACGTCACTTCTCATCATTTTGCAAAAGACGACTCATTCATTCACTGTGATGACAAAAGTTTTGCTAAATCATCATCATGTGACAAGTCCAAAAGCTCATCTCCGTCGCACATATCGCCACAATCATCAAAAAGGTCATCGAAAGATGAATTTCAACAAGTTCTTAGTATGCTAGCACAAGAAGCTATGGACACAAGTAATAAATTAGGTGTAGCTTTAGCGGAATTAGATAAAAATCGAAATAATAGCGAAAAAACATCGGATATTCAGAATAGAATTTCTGAAAGTCGTTTGAGTTTCTTGAATGAACTAACAAACAAATGTAACGATAAATTGGAAAAAGAAGAGAAAAATTCGACAGCTGTGACTGAGGATTTTACCCAAAATCAGAACAACGAACAAGGTGATGATGACCTCATTAAATCCAAGGCTGAAAAGACAGAAGatagtttatttacaatatcaaaTCAAATACATAAAGTAGAAGACCAACTCAAGTACAGTTTTGAAAAAGAATTTAACTTTAGTGATGAAAGCTTGAAGCTTTCTGATAACATGAATAAAATAGCTGAACCAATAAAAGCGGAAGAGTGTATAGTTATGAAACAAGACATAAAACCCGCTCCAGACGTGTTTCCTGAAATACAAAATGCAACCAAAATTGAAAGTGATACTAAATTTGTCTCTCCTTCACCTTCACAAACAAATTCCTTAAATCCATTTTTGAAcccaacaaataaaatgaaggAATTGGATGAAATAAATGCTTTCAAAGAACTGAAAGACGGGATTTCAGATTTGATCGCTGGTATATCTGAAGTTAACGATAAATTGTTTATGAATAAATGTACCAAACCTgaagatgaaaataaaactggaATTTCAGGAATTTCAGAAGCCAGTCGGCGTCTTAATCAGGTAAAAGGACATGTAAATGATCAAAATACACCTGAAAGAAATTCAGTTAACCTCTCAATTTACGAAAATGACTTGGTAGAGGTAAAAAAGGACGGTGCGGATTCAACTGAATATAACTCGTCAGAGGAACTTGCAACAATCTTCAAGTTTGATGgcaataataaatcaataaatacatTCCCGGACTTGAATAACGAAACTGCAAATAAACAACGGGATGACTTAAATTCACCCAAGCTTGTGAAGACGATGAATCAACATCTGAGGAGGCTTTCAGTAGATGAAGGAAATACTAGTCAATCTAACGCACTGCCATCTAACGTAGGTCAATGGAGAGCTAAGAACCAAAGTAGTAGTTCAGACAGAGAAAAAAGAG GTGAGCACTGA